The sequence below is a genomic window from Pleurocapsa sp. PCC 7327.
TTAGCAGGAACTAACAGGTTTCTCAAACGATTATTTGTACAGTTCACCTCATCAGACGGAGTTGTTGTCAATGTTTAAAAAGTTATTTGGCGGTAAAAAAGATGCTTATTTTCTTGAATTAGACGAAAACAAAAGTCAGCAGCCTGCAAAGGATAAAACAGAAGCACCAGCCAAGCCAGTAGAAGAGAAAAAAGCCGAATCTAGCCAAGCTAGTGAGGTCAAGTCACCAAAAGCCGCACCTGTCGAAGCGAAAAAGACGAAGAAAACCTCAGTCAAGAACAATGGACAAAATGCTAAGGCTGCGCCAGAACCAACCCCTAAAGCTTCTGCGCCTGCGGCATCCGACCCAGAAGCCATAATTAGAGCGGCAGTCTTTAAAAAAGATAGCAACGGCAAAGTTGGTACTCAAACCGTTCAATTTGCCGATAAATATCTAATGATGCCTACCATGTCGCGACGAAAACCGGGCCCGAGTTTAGATATGTTTAAGAACATGGCACGTCAGGTCAAGGTTCCCAAGAAAGGATAAGTTTGACTAAGGCGATTGGCGATCGCTGGGAAGCTAATCATCAAGATAATTCGCAATAAACAGTTCGCATCGAGGCTCCTCGCGCTGCGAAGGGGCGGCTTGCGCAGCGTGCGCGTCGGGGAGCAATTAACCCCATGCAGTTGCGGCAGGGGCTTGCCATCATGAAAAAATCTTTTGCTCAAAACCGGAATTAACAATTGCCAATTGACAAATTGACAATTGTTTTGGTCAATATTATCGCCCTACCAGTTACAGAGCAGCGCGAATTCGGTTTCTGTAGGCTTGATTATCTAATCCATCGCCTGCATTTGCTTTCTTAGAATCGATTGACTGCTCTAAGGCAACGATTCGATCTAAGACGTTTGGATGAGTACTGAGAAAAGTTGGGACAGAGTCACTCTGAGCCAAAAGTTTTTTCATAAAACTCACCATGGCTGAGGGAGCGTAACCTGCTTTTTCTAGATTAGCTAGTCCCAGTTTATCGGCTTCAAATTCATCTTCGCGGCTGTTGGGGAGGCTAATTGCCAATTGTACGCCTAGATTGACCAGAGTCTCTTGTTCGAGTCCGGCTGCCGAAAGCAATCCTTGAGAGATTGCCGCATCTCGCATTTGGTCGATCGCATGACGAGCAGCGATATGACCGATTTCGTGAGCGAGGACGCTAGCTAACTCTGCTTCGTTATCTGCTTTCTGCATCAAACCACTGTTGATATAAACATAACCTCCCGCGGTGGCAAAGGCATTGATTTGTTTGTCATTGACGATCTGAAATTTATAGGGAATGTTAGGTCGCTCGCTCGCTGGCACGAGTCTTTGTCCGATTTGATTCAAATAGCTGTTGAGAGAGCGATTTCTCAAAATCCGAATTTTTTTTGTTTGGGTTAGTTCGCGATCGATTTGTTTGCCCAGTTCGATTTCTTGTTCGTCTGAAATGCTGGACAGTTGGATAACTTGAACTCCCCTAATTAAGATATCTAGCCAAGAGCCTCCGTAGCTTGGTTTAGGAGTGCTTACGATTAAAGTGCCAGCGATCGCAAGCGACAAAATTATATAAATCCATCCTTGGCGAAAACGACCAAAAAAGCGATCGAGTTGATTTAACATGGTCAACTAGGCGAAACTGTAGTGAGGAGATCGTTTTGATAAGCGCCATCCGATTCTTTTAAACGGCAGAGCTTGTCTAATTCCTAGTTTAGCTAGATTGACCGGGAAAAATAGGAGCGATCGCGCAACTGCCTTATTGGCTGCGCAAATCTTGATAGAGGTAAAAGTTGTATAGATCGAACAAACACCCTACCATACCGCAGCTAAAGCCGATAGCAAGAATTCCTTGAAGGGGATACCCGCCGCCAAAAATTGCCAGAAATTCCCAAATTTGACTGGAACCGATGCGTCCGAAAGCAGTTAATCCCGGCACGTGAGCGATCGCGAACGCAGCAGCTAGTAGCGTACCGATTGCCATAATTGGCATGATAAAGCTTAAAAAGGTGGTTAGCAGTAGAGAACGGATTAAATTGGACACTAGACTCATCTCCAAGCTAGTAAAGAGTTGCCGAGCAAGAGCAGAGCGAGGTCTTTGTTCTTGCTCCTTTTTTACAATAGGTGCATTTACTTTGTCCAGACAGAAATGTCAAAAATCTTAAATCTTTATTAAAAAACTTGGTAAAAGGCAGCTTATCGTTATGAAAAAGATAGGGAATTGTAGCATTTCGTGAAGCAGTGTTATCCCAATTCGCAATTGGGAGAATAAAACCGTCTTGGTTATAGGAAACTGCAATATTTTTTTGATAAAGAAATGCGATCGCGTTTCCGAACAGCTTTTGCGAATTGCGAATTGTAAATTGCGAATTGGTTTGACTGGTTTTTACCGCATGGTGACAAATTCTTCGGCAGCGGTGGGGTGAATGGCAACTGTAGCATCGAAATCAGATTTTTTCGCGCCCATTTTTACTGCGATCGCAACTCCCTGGATAATCTCGGCAGCATTGTCGCCAACCATGTGCGCTCCCAAGACTCTATCTGTATTGCGATCAACCACCAATTTCATCATTGTTTTTTCATCTTTGCCAGTCAGGGTGTAATAAGTGGGACGAAACTTAGCGCGATAGATTTTAATAGCATCATTGCCGTATTTTTCCCTAGCTTCTGCCTCGGTTAATCCTACGGTTGCTGCTTCTGGGGTGCTAAAGACTGCCGAGGGAATATTCTCATAACTCATCACGCGAGATTTGCCGCCAAAGTGGGTATCAGCAAAGGCGCGACCTTCATTGATGGCAACGGGAGTCAGATTGATGCGATCGGTGCAATCGCCTACAGCATAAATATGTTCGCAAGAAGTCTGACTGTATTGATTAACCGCGATCGCGCCGTTACTCACTTCTACGCCAGCATTTTCTAAACCCAGCTTTGCCAAATTGGGTTTGCGTCCCGTTGCCGCCAAACTCACGGCATCAGCAACGACAATTTCAGAGGCATTGTCGTTTTCCATGTGTATTTTCAATCCTTCGGAGGTCTTTTCTATTGCCGTCGGCGTACTATTGGTCACGATGCGGATGCCATGCTTCTCCATCGCCTCCTGAACGCAAGACCGAAGATCTTCATCGAATCCCCGCAAAATCTTCTCTCTGCGAATAATCTGCGTCACCTCGGAACCCAACCCGTTCATGATGCAAGCGAATTCCACGCCAATATAGCCACCGCCAATAATGACAATGCGTTTGGGTTGTTCTTTGAGGTGAAACATATCGTCCGAGACGATCGTATGTTCGCTCCCTGGAATATCAGGTCTGACGGGATGACCGCCGACGGCAATTAAGATCTTATCTGCCGTTATCTTTGTATCTCCAATTTCGAGCGTGTGAGGGTCGAGAAAGCGAGCATATCCTCTAAACAGTTTCACCTTGGCATTGTCTAGCATTCTTTGATAAACCCCGTTGAGGCGGTCTAATTCCTGGTTGACGGCGGTTATCATCTTTGTCCAGTCGAGGGTACTATGCACCGGACTCCACCCATATCCTTCCGC
It includes:
- a CDS encoding M48 family metallopeptidase; this translates as MLNQLDRFFGRFRQGWIYIILSLAIAGTLIVSTPKPSYGGSWLDILIRGVQVIQLSSISDEQEIELGKQIDRELTQTKKIRILRNRSLNSYLNQIGQRLVPASERPNIPYKFQIVNDKQINAFATAGGYVYINSGLMQKADNEAELASVLAHEIGHIAARHAIDQMRDAAISQGLLSAAGLEQETLVNLGVQLAISLPNSREDEFEADKLGLANLEKAGYAPSAMVSFMKKLLAQSDSVPTFLSTHPNVLDRIVALEQSIDSKKANAGDGLDNQAYRNRIRAAL
- the gor gene encoding glutathione-disulfide reductase translates to MSYDFDLFAIGGGSGGIAAARRAAEYGAKVGIAEFDRLGGTCVNRGCIPKKLMVYASHFPDYFQDAEGYGWSPVHSTLDWTKMITAVNQELDRLNGVYQRMLDNAKVKLFRGYARFLDPHTLEIGDTKITADKILIAVGGHPVRPDIPGSEHTIVSDDMFHLKEQPKRIVIIGGGYIGVEFACIMNGLGSEVTQIIRREKILRGFDEDLRSCVQEAMEKHGIRIVTNSTPTAIEKTSEGLKIHMENDNASEIVVADAVSLAATGRKPNLAKLGLENAGVEVSNGAIAVNQYSQTSCEHIYAVGDCTDRINLTPVAINEGRAFADTHFGGKSRVMSYENIPSAVFSTPEAATVGLTEAEAREKYGNDAIKIYRAKFRPTYYTLTGKDEKTMMKLVVDRNTDRVLGAHMVGDNAAEIIQGVAIAVKMGAKKSDFDATVAIHPTAAEEFVTMR